A genomic stretch from Dissulfurispira thermophila includes:
- a CDS encoding response regulator — MDKGRILVIDDEDIVRISCKRTLEPEGYVVDIAASGKEGLEFFKNSQYDLVLVDLKMPGIDGIEVLVNIKRQHPDQKVMIMTGYDTIEHIVDSISSGAAHYLEKPFTPDTLIERVKEVLEQEL; from the coding sequence ATGGACAAGGGAAGAATACTTGTGATAGATGACGAAGATATTGTGCGAATCAGTTGCAAGAGGACACTCGAGCCCGAAGGATATGTAGTTGATATTGCTGCATCAGGCAAAGAAGGGCTTGAATTTTTTAAAAACTCACAATATGACCTTGTGCTTGTAGACCTAAAGATGCCAGGCATAGACGGTATAGAAGTATTGGTAAATATCAAAAGGCAACACCCTGATCAGAAGGTAATGATAATGACAGGCTATGATACCATCGAGCATATAGTTGATTCAATATCATCAGGGGCTGCCCATTATCTCGAAAAACCTTTTACGCCTGATACATTAATTGAAAGAGTAAAAGAGGTGCTTGAGCAAGAGTTGTAG
- a CDS encoding YihY/virulence factor BrkB family protein, giving the protein MRHIKVVLRSFVDFFRDGGLMLAGSISYFTMMAIIPFCLLLVTIFGYFLGGNEELLKFFSAKLVGFFPKITHEITNELRKIISYKGIGQFTVILYAVLSYQLFSSLETAINVIFKIKVKRHFIISIILSLFVITLIIAFILVSFGATAAISMLKTLQDFFPDVKIGKITGFIIKFVVPLILVFLTVATLYTFLPKKRIRLGCALSGALFTAILLEIAKHIFTLYVVKVAKLGTIYGPLSAFVIFLLWVFYSSCIFLIGAEIVRNLEDARK; this is encoded by the coding sequence ATGCGACATATAAAGGTAGTACTCAGAAGCTTTGTAGATTTCTTCAGGGATGGCGGGCTAATGCTTGCTGGGTCAATATCTTATTTTACAATGATGGCAATCATCCCATTCTGTCTCCTGCTCGTAACAATATTCGGATATTTTCTCGGTGGTAATGAAGAACTGCTCAAATTTTTTTCAGCAAAACTCGTGGGTTTCTTCCCAAAAATCACTCATGAGATAACCAATGAACTAAGAAAAATTATATCCTATAAAGGAATAGGGCAGTTTACAGTAATCCTCTATGCTGTACTGTCCTACCAACTCTTTTCATCCCTCGAAACAGCAATAAATGTGATATTTAAAATAAAGGTGAAAAGACATTTTATAATTTCCATTATCCTTTCTCTATTTGTAATCACCCTGATAATTGCCTTTATCCTTGTCTCCTTTGGTGCGACAGCCGCAATCTCGATGCTCAAGACACTTCAGGATTTTTTCCCTGATGTAAAGATTGGGAAGATAACAGGCTTTATAATAAAATTTGTCGTGCCATTGATACTGGTATTTCTGACGGTAGCCACACTCTACACATTCCTCCCGAAAAAAAGAATAAGACTCGGCTGCGCATTATCAGGGGCGTTATTTACAGCAATCCTTCTTGAAATAGCAAAACACATCTTCACCCTTTATGTTGTAAAGGTTGCAAAATTAGGAACCATATATGGTCCACTTTCGGCATTTGTGATATTCCTCCTATGGGTCTTTTATTCGTCATGTATATTTCTTATTGGCGCAGAGATTGTTCGTAACCTTGAGGATGCAAGGAAGTAA
- a CDS encoding uracil-DNA glycosylase produces MEQGKIDCFKCKHFYITWDKGFPYGCRAMGFKTKNMPSDEVYKASTIECLKYEEKGKNHTNIIR; encoded by the coding sequence ATGGAACAGGGAAAAATCGATTGTTTTAAATGCAAACATTTCTATATCACATGGGACAAAGGCTTTCCTTATGGATGCAGGGCTATGGGATTCAAGACAAAGAATATGCCGTCTGATGAAGTTTACAAAGCCTCTACAATAGAGTGCTTGAAATACGAGGAAAAGGGTAAAAATCATACAAACATTATCAGATAG
- a CDS encoding sigma-54-dependent transcriptional regulator has protein sequence MTLITPGILIVDDEDIVRKSCVRILSPYGYNLQTARNGSEAVKKLQNEAFDLVLADLVMPDTTGIDLLKKIKEEWPETEVIIITGYGTVKTAVDALKYGAYDFIEKPFTPEVLLNSVERCLEKKRLKIENIRLRQEINALYSLDNIIGTSREMQKVFKLIATVSSTGSTVLITGESGTGKELVARAIHYNSARKEQPFIVVDCGTIPENLMESELFGHIKGSFTSAVTTEKGVLETANGGTVFLDEISNLPLSMQMKLLRVLQEKEFRPVGSKKIVKIDIRFIAATNRDLSEMVKQGKFREDFFYRLNVFPINVPPLRNRKEDIPALAYYFLHKYSKEVGRDVPHISAEAMRQLIANDWPGNVRELENVIHRAVIVCEGRMLRPEHIMIPIGYEEEIEIPMTLDELKLKKKNIRTKSIEEIEKGFLIAALRRNDWNITRAAAEVGMQRPNFHALLKKYNISKGKSD, from the coding sequence ATGACATTGATTACACCGGGCATACTTATTGTTGATGATGAAGATATTGTGAGAAAGAGTTGTGTAAGGATACTTTCGCCTTATGGGTATAATCTTCAGACCGCAAGGAATGGAAGTGAAGCAGTAAAAAAGCTTCAGAATGAGGCATTCGACCTTGTGCTTGCAGACCTTGTTATGCCTGATACAACAGGGATAGACCTTTTGAAAAAAATTAAAGAGGAATGGCCAGAAACAGAGGTAATAATAATCACAGGATATGGGACAGTAAAAACAGCAGTGGATGCCCTTAAATATGGCGCATATGATTTTATAGAAAAGCCTTTCACGCCCGAGGTACTTCTGAATTCTGTTGAACGATGCCTTGAAAAAAAGAGACTTAAAATCGAGAATATAAGGCTTAGACAGGAAATCAATGCCCTTTATAGTTTAGACAATATTATTGGAACATCAAGGGAGATGCAGAAGGTATTCAAGTTAATAGCCACTGTTTCATCTACAGGTAGCACTGTGCTGATAACAGGTGAGAGTGGCACTGGAAAAGAACTTGTTGCAAGGGCTATACATTATAATAGCGCAAGGAAGGAACAGCCATTTATAGTGGTTGACTGTGGCACTATACCCGAAAATCTTATGGAATCAGAGTTGTTTGGCCATATAAAAGGCTCATTTACAAGTGCTGTTACAACAGAAAAAGGTGTTTTAGAAACAGCTAATGGAGGAACAGTATTCCTTGATGAAATAAGCAATCTCCCTCTATCTATGCAGATGAAGCTTTTAAGGGTATTACAAGAAAAGGAGTTTAGACCTGTTGGAAGTAAAAAGATAGTGAAGATTGACATAAGATTTATAGCAGCAACCAACAGAGATCTTTCGGAAATGGTTAAACAGGGAAAATTCAGGGAGGATTTTTTTTATAGGCTGAATGTATTTCCTATCAATGTCCCTCCTTTAAGAAATAGAAAGGAAGATATTCCTGCCCTTGCATACTATTTCCTCCATAAATATAGCAAAGAAGTTGGGAGGGATGTCCCACATATTTCTGCAGAGGCCATGCGTCAGCTTATTGCCAATGACTGGCCCGGCAATGTAAGGGAGCTTGAAAATGTGATTCATAGGGCAGTAATAGTGTGCGAAGGCAGAATGCTCAGACCCGAGCATATAATGATACCTATAGGCTATGAGGAAGAGATAGAAATCCCTATGACGCTGGATGAATTAAAACTAAAGAAAAAGAATATCAGAACAAAATCCATAGAAGAGATAGAAAAGGGCTTTCTCATTGCTGCACTCAGGCGAAACGACTGGAATATTACAAGGGCTGCTGCAGAGGTAGGCATGCAGAGGCCAAATTTCCATGCGCTTTTAAAGAAATACAATATCTCAAAAGGAAAGTCTGATTAG
- a CDS encoding PHP domain-containing protein: MKRFIADLHIHTCLSPCAELDMTPLRIIDTAVKKGIDVIAISDHNSAENAEIAVKIAMKKGIMVLPSMEITSQEEAHVLAIFDSVDKVMGMQEIVYRHLPNGINDERVIGYQVVVNENDEVLRFNKRILFSATILSLKEIVDTIHSIGGIAIASHIDKEIFSVVSQFGFIPGDIAFDALEISYNTKRQRAESVFGGYKTIPWITSSDAHHLADLGRRTVSFFLDELTFDEIKMAFKGMRKIEWNTEDMD; this comes from the coding sequence CATTGCAGATCTGCATATTCACACCTGTCTATCTCCATGCGCTGAATTAGATATGACACCTCTCCGTATAATAGACACTGCAGTCAAGAAAGGGATTGATGTAATAGCTATATCAGACCACAACTCAGCAGAGAATGCAGAAATTGCTGTTAAGATAGCTATGAAAAAAGGGATAATGGTTTTGCCTTCAATGGAAATTACATCGCAAGAAGAGGCCCATGTGCTTGCTATATTCGACTCGGTAGATAAAGTTATGGGAATGCAGGAGATTGTTTACAGGCACCTCCCGAATGGTATAAATGATGAAAGGGTGATTGGCTATCAGGTTGTGGTTAATGAAAATGATGAAGTTTTAAGGTTTAATAAAAGGATTCTCTTTAGTGCTACAATCCTTTCTCTTAAAGAGATTGTTGATACTATTCATTCTATTGGAGGTATTGCTATAGCAAGTCATATAGATAAGGAGATTTTCAGTGTTGTCTCTCAATTTGGATTTATTCCTGGTGATATTGCATTTGATGCCCTCGAAATCTCATATAATACAAAAAGACAGAGGGCTGAATCAGTGTTTGGAGGATATAAAACAATTCCATGGATAACATCATCTGATGCCCATCATCTTGCTGACTTAGGTAGAAGGACAGTATCATTTTTTCTTGATGAACTAACATTTGATGAAATAAAAATGGCATTTAAGGGAATGCGAAAAATAGAGTGGAATACCGAGGATATGGATTAA
- a CDS encoding response regulator, which produces MEKQRILVVDDDPVICLSCKRILGAEGFTVFTVEDGESAIRKVSKEEFDLVITDIRLPDVYGLKVVQETKTVQPKTDVVVVTGYPSLEDAKESIRLGAFEYLEKPFTPNFIMNVARKVFDKRGWILRKAYIDQFRNYVVPASEMDSLTIYYKDGTWARPIKDGWWEIGVDVRHFLASGQLLYVDMMTDIKAVVAGEPFARLLSGEGHIYDIKAPMTGAVQAINGHANDAICSLLKNHLCEGWFLWLIKINPITT; this is translated from the coding sequence ATGGAGAAACAGAGGATACTTGTTGTTGACGATGACCCTGTTATATGCCTTAGCTGTAAGAGGATACTGGGTGCAGAAGGCTTTACTGTATTTACTGTAGAAGACGGAGAAAGTGCAATTAGGAAGGTTTCAAAAGAGGAATTCGATCTTGTTATCACAGACATCAGGCTTCCTGATGTGTACGGTCTTAAGGTTGTGCAAGAAACAAAGACTGTACAACCAAAGACAGATGTTGTTGTTGTTACAGGTTATCCATCACTGGAGGATGCAAAGGAATCTATAAGGCTTGGAGCCTTCGAATATCTTGAGAAGCCCTTTACCCCTAATTTTATAATGAATGTTGCAAGAAAGGTTTTTGATAAAAGGGGGTGGATACTTCGAAAGGCTTATATTGATCAATTCAGGAATTATGTTGTGCCTGCATCAGAGATGGATAGTCTTACAATTTATTATAAAGATGGCACATGGGCACGACCAATAAAAGACGGGTGGTGGGAAATAGGAGTAGATGTAAGACACTTTCTTGCGAGCGGGCAGTTACTATATGTGGACATGATGACAGATATTAAGGCAGTTGTGGCAGGGGAACCTTTTGCAAGGCTGCTTTCAGGTGAAGGACATATTTATGATATAAAGGCTCCAATGACAGGGGCGGTACAGGCGATCAACGGTCATGCTAATGATGCTATATGTTCTCTATTGAAGAATCACCTGTGTGAAGGATGGTTTTTATGGCTTATTAAGATTAATCCAATAACTACATAA
- a CDS encoding ATP-binding protein, with protein sequence MEDISLHILDIAENSIDAGAKRVEIRVIINEANDRFILKIIDDGKGMDENTIKMVNDPFFSTKAVRRKKFGLGIPLLAQATNECNGNFSVESEQGKGTVITAEFQHSHIDMKPLGDIGATMAVLIGGHPEIDFLFSFKKNDFYYKLETEELKRELGDVPINLPDVLNLIREDINSALKGEN encoded by the coding sequence ATGGAAGATATTTCACTTCACATACTGGACATCGCAGAGAATTCGATAGATGCTGGTGCTAAAAGGGTGGAAATTCGGGTTATCATTAATGAGGCTAATGACAGATTTATACTTAAGATAATTGATGATGGAAAGGGGATGGATGAAAATACGATAAAGATGGTTAATGACCCATTTTTTTCGACAAAGGCAGTTAGAAGGAAAAAATTTGGTCTTGGCATACCTCTTCTTGCACAGGCTACTAATGAATGCAATGGTAATTTTTCTGTAGAATCAGAGCAAGGCAAAGGAACTGTTATTACAGCAGAATTTCAGCACAGCCACATAGATATGAAGCCATTGGGTGATATAGGTGCTACAATGGCAGTGCTAATAGGTGGCCATCCAGAGATAGATTTTTTATTTTCCTTTAAGAAGAATGATTTTTATTATAAACTTGAAACAGAGGAGCTTAAAAGAGAATTAGGTGATGTTCCTATTAATTTGCCTGATGTTTTAAATTTGATAAGAGAGGATATAAATAGTGCATTGAAAGGGGAAAATTAG